From one Candidatus Cloacimonadota bacterium genomic stretch:
- a CDS encoding DUF4160 domain-containing protein, whose translation MSPTIYRENGLRYFFFSREEERKHIHIMSSDGEAKFWLEPTIELAVNHSFSAKQLKHIKKVIEEHYNEFINEWNAHFIY comes from the coding sequence TTGAGTCCAACAATTTACAGAGAAAATGGTTTAAGATATTTTTTCTTCTCAAGAGAAGAGGAACGAAAACATATACACATTATGTCCAGTGATGGAGAAGCGAAATTTTGGTTAGAGCCAACAATAGAATTGGCAGTTAATCACTCTTTTTCAGCAAAGCAGTTGAAACATATTAAAAAAGTTATTGAGGAGCATTATAATGAATTCATTAATGAATGGAATGCGCATTTCATCTATTGA
- a CDS encoding DUF2442 domain-containing protein: protein MNSLMNGMRISSIEITNISSHGFWIFAHNQEFFLSYESFPWFKDKTIRNISNVIEESPRHLYWPDLDIDLSYDSIINPNKYPLIYKNASI from the coding sequence ATGAATTCATTAATGAATGGAATGCGCATTTCATCTATTGAAATTACAAATATCTCATCACACGGATTTTGGATTTTTGCCCATAATCAAGAGTTTTTTTTATCATATGAATCATTTCCCTGGTTTAAAGATAAGACAATAAGAAACATTTCTAATGTTATAGAAGAATCACCAAGACATTTATATTGGCCTGATCTTGATATAGATTTAAGTTATGATTCCATTATTAATCCTAACAAATATCCTT